Within Butyrivibrio fibrisolvens, the genomic segment TTTTCTTTAGAGAATCTTGGAAGTGTTACATTGGCTTTGGCATTGAATGGAACTTCTATGTTAAGAGTAAGTGTTCCATCTTCTGCTATCTTCCAGTTTGATACATATCTGCCTGATGCGGTGGTCATACATGTATTAAAATGCCTGAATCTCATTGATGGCTGAGGGCATATGTCAGCTACCCTGAATCCGGCTTCATGTGGTGTGATGCCGCCTATATATTCATACATAAACTGTACGATGGTTCCGTATGAATAGTGGTTTAGTGAGTTCATGCCAGTACCTGAGATAGAGCCGTCCTCAAGGAGCGAATTCCATCTCTCCCAGATGGTTGTAGCGCCAAGGTTGACGCAGTAGAGCCAGCTTGGGAAGTTCTCGCTAAGAAGGAAGTGATATGCAAGATCAATGCGTCCGCACTTAGCAAGTGTAGTACACAAAAGAGGTGCTCCTACAAAGCCGCATTTGATCTGATAGCAGTCCTTGCTAAGTCTTGCTATGAACTGATCTATGAGCTTATCTCTGTCTACATAGATATCAAAGGCAAGAGCAACTATATATGCTGCCTGAGTATCACAGGCAAGTCTTCCTGTCTGTGAGAAATATTCATTTAGTATAGCACTCCTTATCTTGTCAGCAAGATCATCGTATTCCTTCATGTCAGTTTCAAAGCCAAGGCGCTCTGCCATCCTTGCTGTGATCACTGTAGATCTGTAATAATATACAGATCCAAGATAGCCATCATCAGTTCCCCCCTTGACGCTCTGCTCTGTAATACCATCAAGTCCAAGCCAGTCTCCAAACTGGAATGGAAGTATGAAAAGGCCCTTATCGCCATGCTCCTTATCATAGCGGTGCATGTACTCAACCCAGCCCTTCATAAGGTCATAATGCTCTCTCACATCATCAAGGCTTCCAAATGTATTGTAGAGAACGTTTGGAACAAATGTTCCTACATCGCCCCATACGCTGGAAATTGCCGCATGACTAAGACCTGCATTAGAAGGAAGGAAGCTTGCTACAGCCCCGTCGTGACGCTTTGCATCATAATAAAGGTCCTTCAGGTATTTATTATAGAAAGCTCTTGTATCCATGTTGTAGCTTGCTGTCTGAGAGAATACCTGGGCATCACCTGTCCAGCCAAGACGCTCATTGCGCTGAGGGCAGTCTGTAGGCATGTCAAGGAAATTGGACTTCTGCCCCCAGATGCAGTTCTCATAGAGTCTGTTAATCTTGGGATTGCTGGTCTCAATATAGCCTGTTCGCTCCATATCTGAGTACAGGACATTGGAGCGGACCTTATCTAACGTAAGTTCATTATCTTCAGGCCATCCCTGGATCCTTATATATCTGTATCCAAAGAAAGTGAATCTTGGATGAACAGTCTCTTTTCTTCCATCTGAGGTATATACAAATCTTGATCTTGCGCTTCGATAGTTATCTCTGTAGAAATTGCCCTTCTGAAGGACTTCACCACAGTCGATAGTGATAACTGTCCCTTTAGGGAAGTCTGCATCAAACTCCATAACACCAGCGTGGTTCTGACCAAAGTCAATAACTGTCTCACCTGCGGGAGTATGGATGATCTCTTTGGCAGGCAGAACTTCCTTGACGATAACAGGGATACTGTACCTGTCAAGAAGCTTCCTTGTTGCAGGAACTTCTATAGCCTTACCCTTTTCTACGATACCTGCAGATCTGTCGAGGTCTTCGCCGTAGTAGATTCCTGACTCTTTGACATCAGACTCTGCAACGTCCCAGCTTGCATCTGTGCCGATAACTTCGCTCGTTCCATCTTCATATGTCACATGAAGCTCTGCTATAGCTTCCATCCTGTCGCCAAAGTTGACTCCATTATCAAGACCGAAGTTTGACATATACCATCCCTTGGCAACCTGTATGCTAAGTGTGCAGCCGCTCCTTAGATCATCTGTCACATCAAAGGTGATGATCTGCATGCCTGTCTCATAATCATTGATGTATGGAGTCAGTATCTCATTTCCTATCTTCTTATCATCAATATAGGCTTCAAATACGCCAAGGCAGCTGACATACAGTCTTGCAGCCGTAACCTTCTTTTCAAGATCTATCTTTTTAGAAAAAATAGGATGATAGTCGCCGTCAGCCGCAATCCACTTACCACTCCAGTCTTCGTCCATCTTACCTGTTTCAAAATACTGAATGTCTGATACAGCGCTGTCGCCCTTATCACCAGTCACAGTAACTCTCCAGTAATAACGGGTTCTTGGACTTAGGGTTATATCAATCTTCTCTCCTGTCTGATCTAGGTATTCTGATTCTTTATTAAATATGATATCGGTAAATGCCTTATCTTTTGCAACTTCAAGCTTGCCGGCTTTAAGGATCTTACTATCCGTATCTTCTACGTTCCAGGATGCGATAAGCTTATTAAATTCATAGCCGATGGGATTAACTATTCCATTTAGTTTAGTTCTTGTAATCTTCATATGTATGTCC encodes:
- a CDS encoding alpha-L-rhamnosidase, yielding MKITRTKLNGIVNPIGYEFNKLIASWNVEDTDSKILKAGKLEVAKDKAFTDIIFNKESEYLDQTGEKIDITLSPRTRYYWRVTVTGDKGDSAVSDIQYFETGKMDEDWSGKWIAADGDYHPIFSKKIDLEKKVTAARLYVSCLGVFEAYIDDKKIGNEILTPYINDYETGMQIITFDVTDDLRSGCTLSIQVAKGWYMSNFGLDNGVNFGDRMEAIAELHVTYEDGTSEVIGTDASWDVAESDVKESGIYYGEDLDRSAGIVEKGKAIEVPATRKLLDRYSIPVIVKEVLPAKEIIHTPAGETVIDFGQNHAGVMEFDADFPKGTVITIDCGEVLQKGNFYRDNYRSARSRFVYTSDGRKETVHPRFTFFGYRYIRIQGWPEDNELTLDKVRSNVLYSDMERTGYIETSNPKINRLYENCIWGQKSNFLDMPTDCPQRNERLGWTGDAQVFSQTASYNMDTRAFYNKYLKDLYYDAKRHDGAVASFLPSNAGLSHAAISSVWGDVGTFVPNVLYNTFGSLDDVREHYDLMKGWVEYMHRYDKEHGDKGLFILPFQFGDWLGLDGITEQSVKGGTDDGYLGSVYYYRSTVITARMAERLGFETDMKEYDDLADKIRSAILNEYFSQTGRLACDTQAAYIVALAFDIYVDRDKLIDQFIARLSKDCYQIKCGFVGAPLLCTTLAKCGRIDLAYHFLLSENFPSWLYCVNLGATTIWERWNSLLEDGSISGTGMNSLNHYSYGTIVQFMYEYIGGITPHEAGFRVADICPQPSMRFRHFNTCMTTASGRYVSNWKIAEDGTLTLNIEVPFNAKANVTLPRFSKEKLSVSGFDASIINDDGKVTLDAGTYEISYMPCHDYRCIYSENTRLSELAGDKEVLDLLKKDLPQAYEAIEKKDKEMGNLTLGTLPTLFYMGFKPEVVNKVNDKIFALKRW